The Treponema medium genome has a window encoding:
- a CDS encoding dicarboxylate/amino acid:cation symporter has product MEKQSGRKLGLLPQLALGILAGVLLGLFVPAPVMGIIATIKRLLGSLIFFAVPLVIFGFIAPAICDLKANAGKMLGVFLLISYLSAVGASLFSAVAGYILIPFLHIPSQAAELVEIPSTAFSLNIQPIMPVMTALVLAILAGISVIWTKAAAVEKLLKEIQAMVLEIVNRVIVPVLPFFIATTFAELAYSGSLTRQLPVFLKVIIIVLIGHFIWMTLLYLIGGAVSKQNPLEVVKHYGPAYATAVGTMSSAATLPVALRCAHKSSALPSDIVDFAIPLGATTHLCGSVLTETFFAMTISQMLYGSVPSIGTMVLFSFLFGVFAVGAPGVPGGTVMASLGIVISILGFDEIGTGLLIAIFALQDSFGTACNVTGDGALALILRGVFYKPDGTLKQA; this is encoded by the coding sequence ATGGAAAAACAAAGCGGTAGAAAATTGGGACTGTTACCGCAGCTTGCTTTGGGGATTCTTGCCGGTGTGTTGCTCGGGTTGTTTGTACCCGCTCCGGTGATGGGGATTATTGCGACCATTAAAAGGTTGCTCGGTTCGCTGATCTTTTTTGCGGTTCCGCTCGTTATCTTCGGTTTTATTGCTCCGGCAATTTGCGATTTAAAAGCAAATGCGGGGAAAATGCTTGGTGTCTTTTTGCTGATATCGTATTTGTCCGCAGTCGGGGCATCTTTGTTTTCGGCTGTAGCCGGATATATTCTTATTCCATTCCTGCATATTCCGTCACAGGCTGCCGAATTGGTGGAAATACCCTCTACGGCGTTCTCGCTGAACATACAGCCGATTATGCCGGTTATGACCGCGCTGGTATTGGCTATCTTAGCCGGTATTTCGGTTATTTGGACAAAGGCTGCTGCGGTTGAAAAACTCTTAAAAGAAATTCAGGCAATGGTACTTGAAATTGTAAACCGCGTTATCGTACCGGTACTGCCGTTCTTTATTGCGACAACCTTTGCCGAGCTTGCGTACAGCGGTAGCTTAACCCGCCAGCTTCCCGTATTCTTGAAAGTTATTATTATTGTACTCATCGGTCATTTTATCTGGATGACGCTGTTGTACCTCATCGGTGGTGCGGTTTCAAAGCAGAATCCGCTTGAAGTGGTAAAGCACTACGGCCCTGCGTATGCCACCGCAGTCGGTACGATGTCGAGCGCTGCAACCTTGCCGGTTGCATTACGCTGCGCGCATAAATCCAGTGCTCTTCCGTCTGATATCGTTGACTTTGCTATCCCGCTGGGAGCGACAACCCATTTATGCGGTTCCGTTCTTACCGAAACATTCTTTGCAATGACGATATCTCAGATGTTGTACGGCTCGGTTCCTTCAATCGGAACAATGGTCTTGTTCTCATTCCTGTTCGGTGTATTCGCTGTCGGAGCGCCCGGCGTACCCGGCGGAACGGTTATGGCTTCGCTCGGTATCGTTATCAGCATACTCGGTTTTGACGAAATCGGTACCGGCTTATTGATCGCCATCTTCGCCCTACAGGACAGCTTCGGTACAGCCTGCAATGTAACCGGAGACGGAGCGCTTGCGCTTATTCTGCGTGGTGTATTCTATAAACCGGATGGAACGTTAAAACAGGCGTAA
- a CDS encoding MptD family putative ECF transporter S component: MANEMSKKGLTTRDLITTGILAALYVVCAFIGELIFGFFPVLTFLCPLSIALLCGPVFMLIIAKVPKHGPIFITGILVGGVLFVTGMYWLMCLAYIILGVAAELVAGSTNFKSKTRNLFAYMIFVISPIFSYAMLWINRDAYVDYLVKNGTEQAYMDTMIANAHLWVLPAMIAGNLICSCISGKFGQHLLRKHFEKAGLV; the protein is encoded by the coding sequence ATGGCAAATGAAATGAGTAAAAAAGGTCTTACAACACGGGACTTGATTACTACCGGAATTTTAGCAGCGCTTTATGTGGTTTGTGCCTTTATCGGCGAGCTGATATTCGGATTTTTTCCCGTTTTGACATTTCTGTGTCCATTGTCGATTGCACTGCTCTGCGGACCGGTTTTTATGTTAATTATTGCTAAAGTTCCGAAGCATGGACCTATTTTCATTACCGGCATTTTAGTAGGCGGTGTTTTGTTCGTAACGGGAATGTATTGGCTGATGTGCTTAGCATATATCATTTTAGGAGTAGCAGCAGAATTAGTAGCAGGCTCTACGAATTTCAAAAGCAAGACCCGAAATTTATTTGCTTATATGATTTTTGTCATCAGTCCTATTTTTTCCTATGCAATGCTGTGGATCAATCGTGATGCGTATGTAGACTATCTCGTGAAAAATGGAACGGAGCAGGCGTATATGGATACGATGATTGCCAACGCGCATCTATGGGTACTGCCTGCTATGATTGCCGGCAATTTGATCTGTTCATGTATCAGCGGAAAATTTGGGCAGCACTTACTCAGAAAACATTTTGAAAAAGCCGGGTTGGTGTAA
- a CDS encoding serine dehydratase subunit alpha family protein, which translates to MELTDLDCNQFIAILQEELVPALGCTEPIAIAYAGAHARALLGEIPDRVCIKSSGNIIKNVKSVTVPNSGNMKGIPAAAAIGIIGGNPDKGLEVLADITEADIARTKEFLAKIPCKVSLLDTVASLHFIVEVFAGADSASVEIIHQHTNIVRKTKNGKDILSVPFDPASANAALTDRSGLSVKKILEFADTIDLDRVRPILERQIDYNTRIAQEGLEHRYGINAGANLLKAAEAEQAVTLKIRAQAAAAAGSDARMSGCTLPVVTNSGSGNQGLTASLPVIVFAEERKLPHDKLLRGLLVSNLIAIHQKTRIGRLSAYCGAVSAGCGSGAAVTYLSGGSYEQVCETITNTLAVVSGIVCDGAKPSCASKIATSVDAALNAHYLAMQNRVFEPGEGIVKGDIEKTIAGVGAVAADGMRETDKVILRIMVDDD; encoded by the coding sequence ATGGAACTCACGGACTTAGACTGTAATCAATTTATTGCGATCCTTCAAGAAGAGTTGGTTCCTGCGCTCGGCTGTACCGAACCGATTGCCATAGCGTATGCGGGCGCTCATGCTCGTGCTTTGCTCGGCGAAATTCCCGACCGTGTGTGTATCAAAAGCAGCGGTAACATTATTAAAAATGTAAAGAGTGTTACCGTCCCTAATTCGGGCAATATGAAGGGAATTCCGGCGGCGGCGGCAATCGGTATTATCGGCGGCAATCCCGATAAGGGACTTGAGGTTCTTGCCGACATAACCGAAGCCGATATCGCTCGCACCAAGGAATTTTTGGCAAAAATTCCTTGTAAGGTTTCCTTGTTGGATACGGTAGCTTCTCTGCATTTTATTGTAGAAGTTTTTGCCGGTGCCGATAGCGCATCGGTTGAAATTATCCATCAGCATACGAATATCGTGCGTAAAACAAAAAACGGAAAAGACATACTATCCGTTCCGTTTGATCCTGCCAGTGCAAATGCCGCGCTGACAGACCGGTCGGGATTGTCGGTAAAAAAGATTCTTGAGTTTGCCGATACGATAGACCTCGACCGCGTCCGTCCGATACTGGAACGCCAGATCGATTATAATACCCGTATTGCGCAGGAAGGATTGGAGCACCGCTACGGAATTAACGCGGGGGCGAATCTCCTAAAGGCTGCTGAGGCTGAGCAGGCCGTTACCCTAAAAATCCGTGCACAGGCTGCTGCCGCGGCGGGTTCCGATGCTCGTATGAGCGGCTGTACTTTGCCGGTCGTTACCAATTCGGGCAGCGGCAATCAGGGATTGACGGCATCGCTACCGGTTATCGTGTTTGCCGAAGAAAGAAAGCTTCCGCATGATAAGCTGTTACGCGGGTTACTGGTCAGTAACTTGATTGCGATTCATCAAAAGACGCGGATCGGACGGCTTTCCGCCTATTGCGGAGCTGTCAGTGCAGGTTGCGGAAGCGGCGCTGCCGTTACATATCTTTCAGGCGGAAGCTATGAACAGGTATGCGAGACGATTACCAATACCCTTGCAGTTGTGTCAGGAATTGTCTGCGACGGTGCCAAGCCCTCGTGTGCCTCGAAGATTGCCACATCGGTTGATGCGGCGTTGAATGCGCATTACCTTGCAATGCAGAACCGAGTGTTTGAACCCGGCGAAGGTATTGTAAAAGGCGACATAGAAAAGACCATCGCCGGTGTAGGCGCCGTTGCTGCCGACGGTATGCGGGAAACCGATAAGGTTATCTTACGCATTATGGTGGACGACGATTAA
- a CDS encoding ABC transporter ATP-binding protein, whose product MIEMEKLSFSYHNSVQNANISHIDLTISDGECVLLCGRSGCGKTTLIRLINGLIPSFYSGELSGSVLINGKSVQATPLYQLAEHIGSVFQNPRSQFFNVDTDSEMVFGMENLAWTREKMTERLSKTIRDLQIETLSGRRVAALSGGEKQKVAFASIYALSPDIYLLDEPSSNLDTAAIESLRKIVVLLKKQGKTIVIAEHRIHYLKDIADRILYMEHGTIRQSLTSGQVCNISEADRCNMGLRTMDLSHICIPDRVRKYEKPILEIQNLCLAHHEHTVLAGVNLCAVPGEIIGIIGHNGTGKSTFSRALCGLHRETAGTVTWNGKILSAKERLQHCYMVMQEVGYQLFADTVEKECCFGIQSPDYEAAEQAMEQLGIWEYRDVHPSTLSGGQKQRAAVAVSMVCRRDILIFDEPTSGLDYDSMVNVSRLFQTLSAMGKVLFVVTHDYEFLISACTRILHLGDGGIVGDYAMSPQNEEKLSAFFFSS is encoded by the coding sequence ATGATAGAGATGGAAAAGCTATCTTTCAGTTACCACAACTCCGTGCAAAACGCGAATATATCTCACATTGACTTAACAATTAGCGATGGAGAATGTGTATTGCTGTGCGGCCGGAGCGGATGCGGAAAAACGACATTGATCAGATTAATCAATGGTCTTATTCCCTCTTTCTATTCCGGAGAATTATCCGGTTCAGTATTGATTAACGGAAAGTCTGTTCAGGCAACACCTCTGTATCAACTTGCAGAACACATAGGCTCTGTATTTCAAAATCCCCGTTCACAGTTTTTTAACGTAGACACAGACAGTGAAATGGTATTCGGCATGGAAAATCTCGCTTGGACGAGAGAAAAGATGACAGAGCGGTTGAGTAAAACAATTCGTGATTTGCAAATCGAAACACTGAGCGGAAGACGGGTTGCTGCGTTATCGGGCGGAGAGAAGCAAAAAGTTGCATTCGCTTCTATCTATGCTCTTTCGCCTGATATTTATTTATTGGATGAACCTTCTTCCAATTTGGATACGGCAGCCATCGAAAGCTTGCGAAAAATAGTGGTATTATTAAAAAAGCAAGGAAAGACTATTGTGATAGCTGAACATCGGATCCATTATCTTAAAGATATTGCGGACCGCATTCTCTATATGGAGCATGGAACGATCCGGCAATCCTTGACATCGGGGCAAGTATGTAACATTTCAGAAGCTGATCGGTGCAATATGGGATTGAGAACGATGGACTTATCTCACATTTGTATTCCCGATAGAGTACGGAAATACGAAAAACCCATATTAGAAATTCAGAATCTTTGTCTTGCACATCATGAGCATACAGTACTTGCCGGAGTTAATCTTTGCGCTGTACCGGGAGAAATCATCGGGATTATCGGACATAATGGTACGGGAAAGTCAACATTTTCCCGTGCCTTGTGCGGCTTACACAGAGAGACGGCTGGAACGGTTACGTGGAATGGCAAGATACTGAGTGCAAAAGAGCGTTTGCAGCATTGTTATATGGTGATGCAGGAAGTGGGCTATCAACTTTTTGCAGACACCGTGGAAAAGGAGTGCTGTTTCGGTATACAATCTCCGGATTATGAAGCTGCCGAACAGGCGATGGAACAGCTTGGTATTTGGGAGTACCGGGATGTACATCCCAGCACGCTTTCCGGCGGACAAAAGCAACGTGCAGCAGTCGCGGTAAGTATGGTATGCCGGAGAGACATTTTAATTTTTGATGAACCTACCAGCGGGTTGGATTATGACAGTATGGTCAATGTTTCCCGACTCTTTCAAACTCTCTCTGCTATGGGCAAAGTGCTTTTTGTCGTAACACATGATTATGAGTTTTTGATTTCCGCTTGTACCCGTATTTTACACTTGGGGGACGGCGGCATTGTGGGGGATTATGCCATGTCTCCACAGAACGAAGAAAAACTTAGCGCCTTTTTTTTCTCATCATAG
- a CDS encoding CobW family GTP-binding protein: MKKPLVPITLLCGYLGAGKTTLMNMILANQKGYKVAVIVNDIGEINIDASLIEKDANITDKSSLVPLTNGCICCTLKTDLVMQIENLIASGKYDYLLIESSGVCEPMPIAQAIETIENGYLDNVVSVVDAKRLVDEFSEGAQLLKKDMGEEDIESLLVQQIEFCSTLIINKKDLVTEDQMKKVRAVVNKLQPHVKVIETTRCQVPLEDLLATKRFDFEKVFESAGWVAELEKRAEEYDDDDDEECEHDHEHCDHDHHDDHEHCGDEHEHHGHDEHEGHGHHHHHHHEHKHEGADEDEYGIGSFVYYRRRPFNREKLEKYAGVWPRNIIRSKGVIWFSDEQDMAYVFETSGRQIQAGLSGRWLATASKREQEKVLAQEPRMREEWDEKVGDRMIKLCIIGQKLDKKKICADLDALLD, translated from the coding sequence ATGAAAAAACCATTAGTACCGATTACCTTGCTCTGCGGATACTTAGGCGCGGGCAAAACAACCTTGATGAATATGATTCTTGCAAACCAAAAGGGTTACAAGGTAGCAGTTATTGTCAACGATATCGGCGAAATCAATATCGATGCGAGTTTGATAGAGAAGGACGCCAATATCACGGATAAAAGCAGCCTTGTGCCGCTTACTAACGGTTGTATCTGCTGTACGCTTAAAACTGACCTTGTGATGCAGATTGAAAACCTCATTGCGTCGGGAAAGTACGACTACCTTCTCATTGAATCGAGCGGCGTGTGCGAGCCGATGCCGATTGCGCAAGCTATTGAAACAATCGAAAACGGTTACTTGGATAATGTTGTCAGCGTTGTCGATGCAAAGCGGCTGGTGGATGAGTTTTCCGAGGGGGCGCAGCTGTTAAAAAAGGATATGGGAGAAGAAGATATCGAATCGCTCCTCGTCCAACAGATTGAGTTTTGCTCCACACTCATTATCAATAAAAAAGATTTGGTAACGGAAGACCAGATGAAAAAAGTGCGGGCAGTTGTCAATAAGCTCCAGCCCCATGTTAAAGTGATAGAGACAACACGGTGTCAGGTACCGCTGGAGGATCTGCTTGCAACAAAGCGGTTCGACTTTGAAAAAGTTTTTGAAAGTGCAGGCTGGGTTGCCGAGCTGGAAAAACGTGCGGAAGAGTATGACGACGACGACGATGAGGAGTGTGAGCATGACCATGAGCACTGCGATCACGACCACCATGACGATCATGAACACTGCGGCGACGAGCACGAACATCACGGACATGATGAGCATGAAGGGCATGGGCATCACCACCACCATCATCACGAACATAAGCATGAAGGCGCGGATGAGGATGAGTATGGTATCGGCTCTTTTGTGTATTACCGCCGCCGTCCTTTTAACAGGGAAAAGCTTGAAAAATATGCAGGGGTATGGCCGCGCAACATTATCCGCTCCAAGGGAGTAATCTGGTTCAGCGATGAGCAGGATATGGCTTATGTCTTTGAAACCTCCGGACGGCAAATTCAAGCAGGTCTTTCAGGCAGATGGCTCGCAACCGCTTCTAAGAGAGAACAGGAAAAAGTCCTCGCCCAAGAACCTCGGATGAGGGAAGAATGGGACGAAAAAGTCGGCGACCGGATGATTAAGCTCTGCATTATCGGGCAAAAACTGGATAAAAAAAAGATTTGTGCGGACTTGGACGCTCTGCTCGATTGA
- the hydA gene encoding dihydropyrimidinase gives MKKTLITGGTLVTENDTFKADIAITGSKITGIGHFNPVDFDAVYEVPGCYVMPGLIDAHTHLELQQSPQYRAVDDFYTGTVAAACGGTTSVIDHIAFGPAGCNLHYSIDRYHELAKKAVIDYGFHGVIQHVDDAILQELSGIIKNEGITSFKAYTTYGFKIDDTGFYRLLQTVKEAGGILTVHSENDSLINYLRSKFVKEKKMLPIYHARSRPNETEAEAVSRLIHFSEMAGDAPLYIVHLSTGEALISVVEGRQHVNRLFVETCTQYLTLSEEKYGNENGSPDDPENIEGLKYIMAPPLRRKQDIEALWIGLANGDIQVVATDHCPFLLKEKMDTKGDFTKGPGGAPGIEERVRIIFSEGVQKKRISLERFVQVMAANPARIFGMYPQKGCLLPGADADITIINPNAEEVLTKKNLKSACDYCTYEGMKVQCTIDSVFSRGELIVKNNEFLGEKGRGQFIFRKPPF, from the coding sequence GTGAAAAAGACATTGATAACGGGCGGTACGCTCGTAACCGAAAACGATACGTTTAAGGCGGATATTGCAATAACCGGCAGCAAAATAACCGGAATCGGACATTTTAATCCCGTCGATTTTGATGCCGTGTATGAAGTTCCCGGCTGTTATGTCATGCCGGGGTTGATTGATGCACATACACATCTTGAGTTGCAGCAGTCTCCACAGTATCGTGCCGTCGATGACTTTTACACCGGTACCGTTGCAGCAGCTTGCGGCGGTACAACCTCCGTTATCGACCATATCGCTTTCGGTCCCGCCGGATGTAATCTGCATTATTCCATAGACCGATACCATGAGCTTGCAAAAAAAGCGGTTATCGACTACGGCTTTCACGGCGTTATTCAGCATGTGGATGATGCAATTTTGCAGGAGCTATCCGGCATCATTAAAAATGAAGGTATTACGAGCTTTAAAGCCTATACGACCTACGGATTTAAAATTGACGATACGGGCTTTTACCGCTTGCTGCAAACCGTGAAAGAAGCGGGCGGTATTTTAACCGTGCATTCGGAAAACGATTCGCTTATCAATTATCTCCGATCGAAATTCGTAAAAGAAAAGAAAATGCTGCCTATTTACCATGCACGCAGTCGTCCTAACGAAACGGAAGCCGAGGCTGTTTCCCGCCTTATTCATTTTTCGGAAATGGCGGGGGATGCGCCGTTGTACATCGTGCACCTTTCTACGGGAGAGGCGCTTATCAGCGTTGTAGAGGGACGGCAACACGTTAATCGGCTGTTTGTAGAAACCTGTACGCAGTATCTGACGCTTTCGGAAGAAAAATACGGAAATGAGAACGGCAGTCCCGATGATCCTGAAAATATCGAAGGGCTGAAATATATCATGGCGCCGCCCCTGCGCAGAAAGCAGGATATAGAAGCGCTCTGGATTGGACTTGCAAACGGTGATATCCAAGTCGTCGCAACCGACCATTGTCCCTTCCTGTTAAAAGAGAAGATGGATACTAAGGGCGATTTTACCAAGGGGCCGGGCGGCGCTCCCGGGATTGAAGAGCGGGTGCGGATTATTTTCTCCGAGGGCGTACAAAAAAAGCGGATTTCGTTGGAGCGCTTCGTACAGGTGATGGCGGCAAATCCTGCCCGCATCTTCGGTATGTATCCTCAAAAAGGCTGCCTCCTGCCCGGCGCCGATGCCGACATTACGATTATCAATCCAAATGCCGAAGAAGTGCTGACAAAGAAAAACCTGAAAAGCGCCTGCGATTACTGCACCTATGAAGGGATGAAGGTGCAATGCACCATCGATTCCGTATTCAGCCGTGGGGAATTAATCGTAAAGAATAACGAATTTTTAGGCGAAAAGGGCAGGGGACAATTCATCTTTAGAAAACCGCCGTTTTAA
- a CDS encoding MATE family efflux transporter, which yields MEEVKARPIGPAENKMGVMPIMKLILNMSLPMMFSMFIMALYNIVDSIFVAKISEDALTAVSLAFPIQNLMISFAVGTGVGVNALLSKRLGQRNQEDVNKTAMNAVFLAACNFIVFFITGILLVRPYLASQGVDAGIVSYGEAYLDIVLRMSFALFFGITFDRLLQSTGLTLYTMYSQLSGAIFNVVFDPLLIFGIGPFPKMGIRGAALATVLGQILGLCVSIFFNVTKNHEIQFKLKNLLPEPRIVAEIYKVGVPSILLSSITSITTYFLNIILSAFSSTAIAVYGVYFKLNSFIFMPVFGLNNGMVPIIAYNYGARNRKRITATIRNGLLLAMGVMLFGMALFELFPAQLLGLFDASPAMLAIGVPAIRIIACSFLGAALGITFSSVFQAFGSAVYSMIATFVRQIVALLPAAYLLSLSGDINAIWWSYLIAEVVSIIACIFFMRRIYKEKIEPLPL from the coding sequence ATGGAAGAAGTAAAGGCAAGACCTATCGGTCCGGCTGAAAACAAGATGGGCGTTATGCCGATTATGAAGCTCATCCTCAATATGTCGTTGCCGATGATGTTTTCGATGTTCATTATGGCGTTGTATAATATCGTGGACAGTATCTTCGTGGCAAAAATCAGCGAGGATGCATTGACAGCCGTATCGCTTGCCTTTCCCATTCAAAACCTGATGATTTCCTTTGCCGTAGGTACGGGTGTCGGCGTTAATGCGCTACTGTCCAAACGGCTCGGTCAGCGGAATCAAGAGGATGTCAATAAAACCGCAATGAACGCCGTTTTTCTGGCAGCCTGTAACTTTATCGTTTTTTTTATTACAGGAATTTTACTGGTACGCCCCTATCTTGCCTCGCAGGGAGTAGACGCCGGAATTGTTTCCTACGGGGAAGCGTATTTGGACATCGTACTCCGTATGTCATTTGCGCTCTTTTTCGGTATTACGTTTGACCGGTTGCTCCAATCGACGGGACTGACGTTGTATACGATGTACTCGCAGCTTTCCGGTGCGATTTTCAATGTCGTATTCGACCCGCTGCTGATATTCGGGATTGGACCGTTTCCGAAAATGGGTATTCGGGGCGCGGCACTCGCAACCGTATTGGGGCAGATTCTCGGCCTCTGTGTATCGATTTTTTTTAACGTAACAAAAAACCATGAAATTCAGTTTAAGCTTAAAAACCTTCTTCCCGAACCACGCATCGTTGCGGAAATTTATAAGGTCGGCGTGCCGTCTATCCTTCTCAGCTCGATAACATCGATTACCACCTACTTTCTCAACATCATCCTGAGCGCTTTTTCGAGCACTGCGATTGCGGTGTACGGCGTATACTTTAAGCTAAATAGTTTTATCTTTATGCCGGTGTTCGGGCTGAATAACGGTATGGTGCCGATTATCGCGTACAACTACGGAGCACGGAACAGGAAACGGATTACCGCTACGATACGGAACGGTCTTTTGCTTGCGATGGGGGTTATGCTTTTCGGGATGGCGCTTTTTGAATTGTTCCCTGCGCAGCTTTTGGGGCTGTTCGACGCATCTCCTGCGATGCTCGCGATCGGCGTTCCTGCAATCCGCATCATCGCATGCAGCTTTCTCGGTGCGGCGCTCGGTATTACCTTTTCTTCGGTATTTCAAGCATTCGGTAGCGCGGTCTACAGCATGATCGCGACGTTTGTGCGTCAAATCGTTGCACTTCTCCCAGCGGCATATCTGCTTTCGCTGTCCGGTGATATCAATGCTATATGGTGGTCGTACCTC
- a CDS encoding energy-coupling factor transporter transmembrane component T: MTAPFSADIFCKTQHLDPRTKFYMLLVGTVDLFLAPTVYYEVALVALITIVGLSCGEKRFTLKMTGIYTSLIILYQIGIYGMTGWLQIAIVTFTFYIRKIFPCAMMGGILVGTTQVNEFMAAMHRIHVPKSVIIPMTVMIRYIPMVREDWGFIHDAMRMRDVAPTVKSLLTHPIRTVECIYVPMMMSALKVADELSAASITRGLENPKQRSCMADIRFTWKDVVCAFAFTVFFVISILFMIGRNNA, from the coding sequence ATGACTGCACCGTTTTCGGCGGATATTTTTTGTAAAACACAGCACTTGGATCCCCGAACAAAGTTTTATATGCTGCTCGTCGGTACCGTAGACCTCTTTCTTGCGCCGACAGTATATTATGAGGTTGCACTGGTAGCACTCATTACGATAGTCGGATTGAGCTGCGGAGAAAAACGGTTTACTTTAAAAATGACCGGAATATACACATCCCTTATAATCTTATATCAAATAGGAATTTATGGGATGACCGGCTGGCTGCAAATCGCCATTGTAACATTTACCTTTTATATTCGGAAAATATTTCCTTGTGCGATGATGGGCGGCATATTAGTTGGAACCACGCAGGTGAATGAATTTATGGCAGCGATGCATCGTATTCACGTCCCTAAGTCTGTCATCATTCCTATGACGGTGATGATTCGATATATCCCGATGGTTCGGGAAGACTGGGGCTTTATTCACGACGCAATGAGAATGAGGGATGTCGCGCCTACCGTGAAAAGTTTGTTGACTCATCCTATTCGTACTGTTGAATGTATTTATGTTCCGATGATGATGTCCGCCCTCAAAGTGGCGGATGAACTTTCCGCAGCCTCTATTACTCGCGGGCTGGAAAACCCAAAGCAGAGAAGCTGTATGGCGGATATTCGTTTTACGTGGAAAGATGTTGTGTGTGCTTTTGCTTTTACCGTTTTTTTTGTGATTTCTATCCTATTTATGATAGGGCGGAATAACGCATAG
- a CDS encoding AraC family transcriptional regulator, translating to MRDYHFNETDEKKCGTIHTYYPPAKAGHGIMYQVQPAEGIFLSVSDWTPYHDMERQYQLEHKMIKMYYLESGEVKLIQNGKRTAVIQEGINLYLNRPSKGRVLYRAGIPIRYVSVLLLEDYFLPFLQSRYASDGLHYAALFSWHECNYNTPEIGSIFLQIKHKILSGETSSLYYESKVWELLSVAAGNVQRHGKQVSVSLNRTKACLSPIERKALERVRFAIEHSILNPPRSEELCSIAAMGHTKFRRTFRLLYGLSPREYILKARMQYACLLLSKPALSIGGIAAHLGYANAGKFSRAFRKLYHQSPAEYRASVQISSV from the coding sequence ATGAGAGACTACCATTTTAATGAAACGGATGAAAAAAAATGCGGAACTATTCATACCTACTATCCTCCGGCAAAGGCAGGACACGGTATCATGTATCAGGTGCAGCCGGCTGAAGGCATTTTTCTTTCCGTTAGTGACTGGACTCCATATCACGATATGGAGCGCCAATACCAACTCGAACATAAAATGATAAAAATGTATTATTTGGAGTCAGGGGAAGTAAAGCTCATTCAAAATGGAAAGCGCACTGCCGTAATTCAAGAAGGAATAAATCTATATCTAAATCGCCCTTCCAAAGGACGGGTTCTCTATCGGGCCGGTATTCCAATCCGGTATGTATCGGTACTTCTTCTTGAAGATTATTTTCTTCCTTTCCTTCAAAGCCGGTATGCATCTGACGGCTTGCATTATGCAGCCTTGTTTTCTTGGCACGAATGTAATTATAACACACCGGAAATCGGCAGCATTTTTCTTCAGATTAAACACAAGATTCTTTCAGGAGAAACATCAAGCCTCTACTATGAAAGCAAGGTGTGGGAACTTCTGTCTGTTGCTGCAGGAAATGTTCAGCGGCACGGAAAACAAGTAAGTGTTTCTTTAAACCGGACTAAGGCTTGTCTTTCTCCCATTGAACGCAAGGCCTTGGAGCGAGTCAGGTTTGCTATTGAGCATTCTATTCTAAACCCTCCACGCTCGGAAGAATTATGCAGTATAGCAGCTATGGGGCATACAAAATTCCGCCGAACTTTTCGGCTCCTTTATGGTCTTTCGCCCCGTGAGTATATTTTAAAAGCACGGATGCAATATGCATGTTTGTTACTATCTAAACCAGCATTGTCAATCGGAGGTATTGCTGCACATCTCGGCTATGCGAATGCCGGAAAATTTTCTCGTGCATTCCGAAAATTGTATCATCAATCGCCGGCTGAATACCGAGCATCGGTTCAAATATCTTCCGTATGA